caattcgatgccCAAttctcctcccaagactcaatatgcacatATTTATCAAATgtgtaaaatactcaaaatactcatttagtctcttaggacttagtttcaaatcaactcatttagtctcattggactcttttcaaaactcaatcaatctggtctcattggaccttcattcataatcaactcatctcaatcatcaaactcttattctttgagtttgataccatctcaactcaatgaatacagaaaatattagatgtatttaaaacataatttcaactcttcaactcaaactcaaaatagacatttttatgtaaaaatgctcaactcatttatactcaaaatacttatgttcaaaaatcataatttagagacttttcaaactcaactcatgcttaaacgcTTTTTAAatcaatgatgaaaataatcattctttaaactcaaaatagtgtataaatagtatatgcaaaaatgttcataaatcatttatttaaaactccttctcaaacaatcatttatactcatatgactccaatcaaatcaaattatgtaaatcacatatcatgtagtcatattagactccaatccatttcatctcaaaacatcatcatcaacataacctcttcatcaatcatttttcctaagttaaataaatattattcacctcatcatcaaacatcatcattcatatcatcatcaaacatcatcatcaaacatcttgctccaaaatccttatttaattctatgttcaatttatagagataAAAGGACATTTTAGCTCTACTAAGGTTTCGCTCCTTTTTATGCCatccacattcataactatcccaattcattcttttcattccaatcaatacatatacacacaaaaaaaatcatcaatctcaacctcaagataaTCAtgacaaaaagaaatctcatcttgggttcatgtgaatgaatacatgaattcatactcttagcaaaactcaactcaagaacaccatcaatatatatgaatttatagacaaaaattcatttgtagtcaatatgtagctacggtttatgaaataaatctaaaagataattattcaataattcaagtcatgaaaatcatcaatcaattaatagtatataaaaatattctataatttaggaaaaattcaagaaaaccttcatagaaggttcaagcctTTCACAATTTTCATCCAACATATCTATGGGGCATATAGAAGAActtaatccatattttaggttagccttacatacctcgaatgaagatcatctcaccggaattcaagacttgaaggaatggcttgacacctagctcttcttcttcttctctcaaaTCTTGCTCTCAACATTCTTGGgtgtttttggagagaaaacccTTAGAAACTGATGTGGGGACGGAAATGGTGATAACTAGGGTAGTGTTTTAGATATATAATAAGTGGGAAAGGTCCAAAATGCCCTTTCctcaagaaaaatatgaaaatgggtCCAAAAACCTGCAAGGTGATAGTGGCACGCTGCGCCAAGGTCCAAACTACAGAGGCTAGTTTCgggtgctatagtggcgtcgggcgctatagtggcgccgggcgcCACTGCAGCTCCAGTGCTGAATTTTTCTGCAGTaatagtctgtagtaaaatggtcataacttttgactccgaactccaaaaaatacaatcttggtggcgttggaaagaagactcaaagaactttaatttgataggttatgggaaacacaattcattatattttaatagatatggtcatttgaagttgacccttatacgaactcattcgaaaacttagccgatagaaattctttggacttggcttggtgttagagatctcatATGAACCTAAACCACCTCCAATACTCTTCAactacttaggaattgatcctaacccatatataaaattacaattcATTGAGCTTGATCCTACATGCACAAGAAGAACGGTTCGAGTCTTGGCGGAAAAAACATCCGGGGTgttacagggttgggtcgtgacagatctACTTCAGATTCTTGAGATGTAGTAGATTCTCTTTATGCTTATGATACCAggttttgagaattttcttgtTGTATCACATTATCCTTCATTTATGGCCAGAATTCACCGCAGGAGTCTCATATGTGTTGTTACCTTCTATTTACAAAACTTCAGAGATAACTTTTGAGTTACATTATTTGTCTTATACATCATATTGAGTTTGGggtgtgtgtcatcatgacctagaTTTTGAGTTGTGACAGATAATTATTACTATTCAAACACACCATTTTTCTCATATTATCCTTCATTATTCAAATAGACAATCAACAATAATTAGAAGCTCTAAAATCACtttgttggaaaaaaaaatactaacaaAGGTGCACTATAAGATAGTAGCAGAAGAATATTCAAGTTTAAACTTTTCCTTCTATTTGAACCAAATTAAGACAACAAACTCAAACACAAATGATGTTGGGAGGCAAATAtatcaatcaaaataaatatgacAAGACAAAATTTAATCAATTATAGAGACACCAAAATTTACGTGAAAATCCTCTTCAATGTGACAAGTAAAAATCACGGGACTAAAGCACTACTATAATCAATAAGAGTTACAATATGTTTTCCAAAATGAATACTAAAGAACTGCCAAACAACGAGCAATAATAGATATAAGATAGCACTAAAAACTAGAGAAGAAAAGTGTACCTCGGTTAGTTCCCAATAAAAGGTTAAGATGAAAGGAATAAACTATTCAAAAATCACAAAAAGTAAAGCTAGAATCGCAATTTGAATTTGACGGCTTGGACTAAAAGTTATGTGCGAAAATCTGCACTCTCtctcatatttttctctctatatggTTGCTGATCTTTTTCTTATGTATATGAAATAAGATATAAATAGATCTTACATATGCACCATAATAGTAGGCTTATGAACGGAAGTGTGTTGATTCAAACTGgaattttatttatctatatagaaagaataaaaaggacCTAAAATCCAATAGATTATTCATTAAATACAAATAATACCATTGAAATTGATATTCATACATAATTATcaagatttttgaagaattttagcAATTTTATGGATTTGAAAGTATCCATTTGCTTATTTCTTTATACTTCATAATTATCTTACtgctccttatttctcttttcagagttctctttttttctttaatttattagtacggagaaggaaaaagaaagtGATTTAAAAGGAGATGTGTTATGGTGGAGGAGGAAGAACCTGGAAGAAGAAATGGAAGAAGAAAagtaaattgaaaaagaagaagaaaatattaaaggaaattaaaaaggttaaaaaaaaattaaaataatattatgtgTGTGTCAAAGCGCTATAGCAGTACAACACTCCATAAAAAATTTGGAATTATTTTAAGAAAGGGGTATTAATATCACTTGAATGTGGATTTTATTTTTCAGGACAAATTCAGAAAaattctctgtcttttctctttttcacaTATAAGAGACTacaaatacattttaaaaaatctaaaaatatcatttttttaatttaatttataaatgaCCGAAAGATCTCATTTCATTTCAAACCATCGATATCACTATACGAATAGTAGGGCATATTCCTTAGTAAGAATTCAAGAAACCACCTTATAATCAAGTATACAAATGGTAAATCAAGAAGCTACGTGAGATAACTTATTAGTAATGTTTGTCACCACCAGCTAGCGACAAACGAGTCTGTTCTCTTTAGAAATCTTAAATAATATTTAgagattattttaaataaatattttttatatcgAAAGTGGTTACTATTTCAACTTCAAACTTGAAATATAGAATTCTAAGTTGCGAAGTTTAAAATTCTGATtttcaggaaaaaaaaattaagaaattttaagttttcaattgtattttcatattcaaacacaatttcaatttttaaatatcattttttaactTAACTTCAAACgctatttatttttgaataatatcAACCGATTCAATTTTCAAatccattaaaatatttgattgacTTTATTTCTTGACAATAAATAATATCGAAAAaagatcttttaatttttttttaataacatCGCATAGAGGGATATTGCATTATTGATGGAGTTTGAACCCAAAAAATTCTTCACTTCCCTATGAAgctaaataattataaataaataaatagattcACATAACAAGGAAGTTAGTAGCTAGATTCGATAAGTTGCGTAAATTTTAAGAGAGCCCCATGCTTCATTGCTCGACTTtagtcaaacaagtcatcatgTCCAAATTATGAGCTAATGAGTAGTACAAAACAAgagtcaaaatatttttaaaataaaaaataaaatcccaGGTCCCAAAAGGCAATAGAGGATGGAAATGTAACAAAAAGCAAAGAAGCCATGCGCGACCATGAGTTCAGGCTAAAAGACAAGCAAAGAGCATAAACACACTCTCTTTTAACGTACGTACTGTAAGTGTAAGGAAACTCAATGATACCAATCGTCTGCCCATGATTGAGGAGTATCGACTCCAAATTAGAGAAGTCATTATTATTTCttgaatatcattttctcattatacataaacatattatttaatttagtttCAATTGACATTTATTCTATCAATTTTGAGTATACacaaatagataattaaatttgaatataaTTGAATTAATAAATACATGTGTCCAACATGACATAATACTTGTAGAATGTCATATAGGACATATCTGTCTATTTGTTTAACTAATATGTTTCTGGCCATTAAtgaaagaaagaacaaaaagaCAATGCTTGCGTGTGACCTATATTGATTGTACTACACCACAGGCGAGAGCATGCTTGTAGTGCCCGGATCCCAGTTAGCCATTTGCTCCTTTATTAGTGATATTTTGTCATGTTACAAAGTAACGTTTTATAATACTGTTGTTAATTTGAGTGAAAATTAAGGAAAAGAACAAAGGAGAACTTGTGAATGATGAAAGATAAGAACTATAAAGCAAcgaagaacaagaaagaagagagaacTATACTGAAAAGTGTAATTTATTTTACTGCAAgacttacatatatatataataatagaaataactTCATGGACCTAAAATATAGCAACTAACAAATACATCACTCTGAAATACATTTTACACCCAAAACGTTACTCAATATTCACGGTAACGTTTCTTAAGAATTCAATCACGGGCCATCGAATCTTGCAAATGTAGAATTGAATCCTACAAATTTGACTATAAATTGAGGCAAATCGAACACATGCATGTCATATTTTAGTTGAATActttacaattattttttacacataattaattaatattaattttaaaacttaAGTTAGAAatcatttgaattatttttctttctttcttcgtAAAATAGAGTCAAATTTATCAGTTATCATTCAGTTGTCATTTGTTTCGTTATTAATTCATTACAAGATCAATTAAATCCACGGGCTCTTAAACCATATTAAGAAATTCAAATGTACCGGGTAAACAACAATGATCAAAAATAGAATTTACCTATACATTAGGAACCAAAATTGTTATTGTCCCTAGCATTATCTGATTCTCTTGATTTAACGATACTTTGAAATATTCCAAAAGTCAATATTCTTATAGCAAATATAACTATTATAAATAAAGTGGTCATCCGAAGGGCAGAGGCTGTGACAGAAATTGTAGCGAATATAGGTTATTCTggggtttcaaaaaaaaatataagactTGAGTTATATGCGGTCCTCTAAAGTTATTACGCATATTTCACTTAGACATCTTAACTTAGACTTGTaccaattaaatattttaaccttaaaatatttatacctatttaacataaaatgaCAATCAGTTGATAAACAAAAATGTGTATCTCaaacatcaatacataacaagtGAACCAATAAAATGATGACACATGGCATtggattcaattttttttaaaagctctatttaaataatccaagaagaattttaaaaatccCCCCTCCTTTATCTTCTTCTTTGAGACCCATTTTCCCCTTGCACCGGCGTCGATGTCACTGCCGGCACCGACAACACCAGTACACTAGCCCGACCACTTTCTTCTCCTTCATTGAATTTTATGCTATCACTGGCATCGTCATTACATCATTGCTATCCACCCAAGCTAAATACTCATTCTCTTTCATTTTGGTAGCATCAAAACCTCCTAtttatttccttcttcttcttttcattaGTAAAGATTTATCAGAATtacaaacaataataacaaacgttttttcaaaaaaaatcaattcataattttttcacCAGAATAAATGGAACTTCGCCCGAATATTTGAGATGTAGATCGAactaagaaaaaagaaaaagaacagtAGAgggtgagagaaagagagaggtaGACGGGACAGTGGGGTGTGCGTGTGTGTAAGAAGGATGATGGAAATGGTGATGAGGATAATTGCACGAATGGGAATATTGGGTGGGGAAGAAGACGATTATTTGTCATGTGTGCATTTTGTgtctaataaaaataatttttgaacaaataaaatatttaataggcACATCAATAAATTAAGgtgttaaattaaaaaatacggACAACTTTAAGTTCCGCATATGACTtccaaaatataatattatcttGGTTAAGATAGCATAATCAAATTGAACTCTGTGCATTtcaaaattgtatatatgtataagtCTAAACCTTTTACTTATGGAGAGAGATCAGCTtgctcatttttttaaaaaaaagtatatatatattcttttcattaattattattattcctTAAACATTCATGAATCATAGTAAGAATCTGGTAGTATGTTTAAATTTTGTCCTTTATAAGTATCTAAAACTTTAGTCAGAAAGGAGGTTTATCATGGTCTCAACTTACATCAAcatgattttcatttttttttttggtttttgatTCGGTATTTGGTATTCATATTAGAGTCCGATTAAATTTGGATTTGCGCCGAAAAGTCCCACATTGAAGGGTAAAGCGTTTCCTAACAAAGGCGACTTTGCACCCAAGGGGACTCAAACGCGAAATCTCTTGGTTAAGGATGAAAGAATACTTACCACTCCACCACATCCATTATTGATAGctgattttcaactttatataaaaCTACAACTAAAAAAAAGGACATAAAAATACATTAGTATTAGTTTGAAAGTGGCATAgccttttcaaaaataattaaactcaAGGAGAAGACAGAGGGGAAGTTATTGACACATGCATTTTCATTCATTTGAacaaaacaaatgaaaaatattgttATCACATAACAAGAAGGAAAACAAGGTATCATCCTAATTAATTACTACAATGTGACTAGAAACCTTTGTAAATGACAACAAAGCAAGGCAATATAGCCTTAGGATTAAAAACATACAACTCATCCAAATTGGAATAAACTCCTGTAGCTCCAGCAATAGAATCATACTCCTCcaaattattattactattattgttatttccaTCCAATTTTTTCTTCACTCTTCCTGCAATTACCCTGCAAACTAACATTGccctcttctcctcctcctcattTGACACAACTCTCACGTTGTCGTGAGCCTTCCCGCTCGTCGCCGTCGTCAATATACCTGCACCGATTTAAAATTACGGATTCTagccaaaatatacaaaaaatatatacatcgatcATGTATTTTATActtaataaacatatacattTGTTAACTATCACTTTTCCGTGAGTTTCATACCCCTAGCTATACACTATTCTCTTTAACTACCTAAACTAATATTATATCATTTGTATTAAAACATACTTCGATGATGAGTTGACCAAATATTTGTTCTCAAGCGACAACAGATGCATGTAGGTCAACTTAGCATCGAGAGTTGTCTTAATACAAAGAGagtgatagttgagttatgaaactcaagaaaagatgaaagtttaagTAGGTAAATAGAATAATGAATGATTGAGGTATGACAAATCTCGCAAAAAAAATGATAGTTTAGATGTGATTTTGatcataaactcaaaaatatatataaagaaagtCGATCGATTTTCGAACAATAATTAATAGTACCGTTCTTTGTACCATGATGGGTAGTAGTAGCTAGCTTGAATCCATTTTTGATGAGAGTGCAAACGTTACAATTAGGGAGAGTGCACAAATTTGAGGAACCATTTAGACCAAGTGAACACATGAATGTTGTGCAATGGAACCTTAATAGCTCATTCCCATCTGCAATACAACGTGGGTGTTTTTTGACAAGGTTAGTTGCCTTAACCTTGATAACCTCTCTGTATTCCTCAAATCTTGAAATAGTTGTAGGAGTATTGCGGATTTTCAAGATTCTGTCGATCTTGCATACTGGGGTCTTTTTGTTCAACCAGCTTGACTGAAATATGATTTCCACTATGTTTCTACTTGTGTCCTCTGGACCCAATTCAGATACTGCCGGCCAATTCATATTATTAGTAAAACTTTCAATTGAATATACTAGTTCAGAAATGAAGGGTACATCtaaaatgaaaagaagaagaaaaaattggatAGCATGAGAGGGTGGAATTAAGTGCAGATTATTTACTAGTATTAATTAGTAGGAACTTCCTAGGAAACTGGTGATAcaactttaaatttttgaagaaatgaCATAGGTATATATTTGATACTCCTCCCGTTTCAtgacctactttttttttagttcatttttaaaaaaatgacttttttttccaacaatttttttatatcaattttcCACATAACATGTTTAAGATTACAATATTAAAGGACGTGTTGGTACAAGAAAATGATGCGAGAACCCGTGGTGAAGAAATAAAGAGATCCTTCTATATCGAAATCTCAGTTGAGaaaataataggaaaattcCTGGATCACCCGTGGAGAAGAACCAAAACAGAATGCTTCCGCCTACTCAAAACTAAGAGGGGATGCCGCCTACTACTAAAATCTCGATTTTTGCAACAGTTGCGTTCTTCTATGCAAGAAGAACGACTCAGAAAGAACAAAGAAGGTACATTtgatatatctttaattttaaatcacaaaactcaaaaaaaaaattactttcttaaatttcatatcaGGTTAATATAGGTCACTCAAATTAAAACGGAGTGAATATTAAACATTGTGGAATGAGTACTATACAATATATTGTTTGAAATATTTATAGTGACAACAATTGTGACTAGACTCACTCCCTGCCCAAAAACttgtaataatataaaatatgccAATCAGCCAGAGGGAGGCAAGGGTCATGGAGTTCGAGGTGACATAGAAAAGTTTGACTAAAGAATTGAGGAAAAGAGATTCCTTTTTTAAACTAAAGTAGTAACCATTGATGAAACAGaggaattaaaataaaataatttttagtaaAGAAATAGTAGTAACATACCAGCATGTCTAACAGCTTGATGAAGTTCCAAAGTCTCAACTTTCATAAAGATATGTCCACATTCACCACAAATATTTGATCTCAAAGAAGGGTCCCCACTAGCTATTGGATCAACAACCATTCTACATTCATAGCAACCTGAAAGCTTCCTAAATGGCATTCCTCTAATCGACGCTGGTGAACTTGATAGTAGTGAATACGACGaagcagaagaagaagaaaaactacTAGTGCCATTATTTTTACGTCCTTTGGGAGGCGATGGCGATGGCTCAGGCCTATGCATGACCTTTGTGTTACTACATATGGAGCCAGAACACTTCATTTTCTTGCactttttgttgttattgtctACGACAATGCGTTCACCTTCATGTTGACCTTTAggatttttctcttctttcaatATTACTTGCTGCTGGTTGTCTGGCCTTGCAACTTGTAGATGTTTACAAGTAAAGAGGCTTCTTACAACTGCCCATGAATGtggtttctcttcttttttcttgcTGGTTTTGGAGTGCTTAATACTGGGATTTCCTCTGCTTTTGGCCATGGCAAAGAAACAGAGACTGTAAAAGGGTAATGTGTTGGTTATTACAAGTAAAAAACGATGAGCATCTCTCTTTATTCTTTAGTCTCAGAGCCAGCCAGAGggcttttttattttatgtgtgCGCTTTGGAATAATGAAATGTGAAAACAGGTGGGGGAGTGGAGTGTGGAGTAAAAAGAGGGAAGAGTCCTTTTCTTGTTATGCAGAATTCTGGATTGTGGTTTTGTGGACCTTGCTCATTaattattattgaaaataaattttttatctcAAAAAAATAGGAACAGGGTGTAGTATATTATATTCTCTCCATAACTCATAAAATTACATTGAGTTTAGGATTGTTATAGTTCATTAATTATTACTAGGTCTATAGAGTTGTTGGTCTctttaacacttctctctttttAATAACTTTTGTTCCCCTTCCCCCTTTAGATATGTTACTGTACAATCTTGTGTTGaggataaaaatagttaattgTACCAGACTATGAAGTAAATTAACCCAATATTTACTAGTTCAACTATTTAGACGATCTAGAGTGTAGGTTGAGACTCTGCTCCTCCATTATTGGTTGTCAATGCTTACTTTAGAAAGTGTGTTAAGGGCTCATTTATTTGcactaataaaaaatttaatcttaattattcagatctcaatttttaattttgtttgtttGCAAGGTCTAAattttagtaatttggatcTTACTAATTATATGTATTTGTGTTTCTTATTTTACAATCATTTAATGTTTCTGAATAAgtctgaatgattaagattccTAACAAACCTTAATATCATTAACATGTCCATTTaacattttttacaaaaatggTAGTTCACATCTACTTTCATCTACCAGCCACAACCATCATTTCAGTCATAACTACCACCCTCGTCAATCACCATCACCTATCATCCACAACCATCAATACTGTCAATCACTAAAATCAAATGTCATCACCATTTAGCCAGCATTTGCAATCATCACCATCAATCATTATTACATTCTCTAATCACTAGCAATAATTACCATCATTAGTCAACAATCAACATTATATATCTTTAACCGCCATCATCATTCATCACCGTCATTAACTATCACTATTATTCTACTAATTATCAGTCGACACTACCAATGACCGTAATTAATCACTATTACCAATCACTATACCATAAAATACTACCCACAATCAGTCAACGCTATCACAAATCGACACACACAATGTCCATCATTAGTCATCACCATTgccaaataaaattttaaaatactatattaatataatatttgatcaattttttcgAAGAGTTTTTcaacattaattaaaaataatgtttttcTCTTCTACTAGATGGATTTTAAGTAATCATCTTTGCTCAATTTCTTTCGATATCGTTTTGAATGAAACAATATGAcaaatatgaataatttatcctcaaaaaattgtcaaaatttATCTTCTTCTATTGAAAACAATTTAAAAGTATACCCATTgtatttttaagttattaataTTCTTTGTTATTagcatatcattttgtattaGTCTTTATTTCTAGCAAAGCTTCAACATAAAATAAGGAGTTATCAACTCAGTCAAAATGTTAACtcaaaaaatttcacaaatcaaaatatatttcgaAAAGAGATCTTGTTTTACCcatatacttttatttttattttaaaattaggaACTTTTATatgtaattcaaatttttaattttatttaaaagatTTTGGAAAGTATTGAAAACTCATTATGtaattaaattatgattttgggGGGACTATTTGACAAATATGTTTAATGTAGTGAAAgcttgtcacgatccaacccatcGGGCTGTGCGGGCACCCACTTTATGATCtgagtaggagaacccttaaccctTTATATAAAAAGAATTGCGGAATTTATATCAAACTTGAGTATTTTAAGCCAGAAAACTCTATAGTAATCCAATTTATACAAAATAACACTTAAACCCCGCGAATACAAGTctaaaataggtacaagagcttctatgagtacaatatatataaataaaataatgacacagctcccaccataagaaagaaaaaatagaagttGTTGGAGATCAATtgtcttcgtcttcacctaagataCATCACCGACCCTGCAACCACACTATgacaagtggcatagcaagagtagtaacAATACAAACAAcgcgtactggtaggcatcatcgatcAATCTAATACCTATCGTATAATATATgaacaaaaaaataagagagatcataaCAATTAAACTTTATAAGCCTGTCCATCCAAACCTGCTAGTAAACTCCTTACTCTCACTCCTATAGTTTTCACCACCCTCCTAACCACAGGTTTACTACCAACTCTACAATTACCAGTCAACAACCTTAGCCACTCAATGGTTTCCCACAACTATCACTGGTCATGACCTAGTTATATCACAACACCAGGTCTAGCCATCTCATAACCGCATCTCATGACTAACTCCGAATTCTAGAtaactactactactaccactattACCAATTGCAACTCTAATGAGAACTACTCCCTGCCAATAAGCAACTTCCATCTCTAAATCGAAAATTATAGAATATCACATACATCACATCAAGGCCTAACAAGGTCCACCATCTTACCCACAAATAAGTCTATACGGACTCACAGATCTTTACTAATGACATACCACAATCAACAGGGTTCTTTTATGAGTCCTTTTCCCTAGCTCATTAACATCTACCTTCACTATTACACAGTTTATAGATATCATCTGGTTctctcatgggaccatccacacacacaCTTTTGGTCCTTTCAGGGGATCCAACTTAGCcttatatgtgtcggaatgtgacacccaattcaagaATATGTCAAAACGTGACATTCGATCTAAATGTGtgttggaacatgacacccgatctaaatatgtgtcggaacatgacactcgatccaattatGCAAATCAACCATAAATTACCAATAATAGTCCATATTATATCACTAAGAATAGAAACATCACAACACAAGCTAGTAAGTGGTCATTTCACCGATTCGATAACAtacttccctattcatatacatgtGCATACAATGAAGCAATTTAATAAGTACATGAACTCATACAAGAAACAAAATCATCACATAGGTTATTAACCCCTAAGGTttatcacaaatatcaacatatTTTATATCAATGTACCTACCACTGTGACATTTACAATTTCACTTGTCTAAATACTATAACATCACAACCAATTTCTCCCCAAATCAAGTTAGACCACAAATATCACCCAAATTTCTGCCCATGACCCGTGACGCATAGCTTAGCTATACTATTTCTtattaaattcatttttataCTACACAATGGGTATAGATTAACTACTAAAAtaagagaagcctagcctacctaGGCGTCAAGCAGCGGTGGTAAGATAGTACGTGTCACAATCCAACCCCGTaagccgtgactggtgcccgaattGGGCACCCAAAtgtacccttatcccaaattagccTTTTTAACCAAATAAACataggtagtgattaggaataATTGCTAAAtagatcacaaaaatagatatagGCACGAGGGCAGATAGGCCATCATGAAACACACacaacccaaaacatatatacaaaatccacaacataactctgtctacaggCCTCTAAAGATGATAACATAGTcttatgacgggacagggccccatcgtacccctaaccaacatatacaaatatacagAGAAAAAGTTAATACCAAAAGATAAGCTCCAAACAAGGAAGCACTGTCAACGACATGACAGATATCATAAGTAGGCGGGTCAGCAAAACgaacgtctgtacctgcgggcatgtagcgtagcccccga
This region of Solanum dulcamara chromosome 9, daSolDulc1.2, whole genome shotgun sequence genomic DNA includes:
- the LOC129903016 gene encoding uncharacterized protein LOC129903016, giving the protein MAKSRGNPSIKHSKTSKKKEEKPHSWAVVRSLFTCKHLQVARPDNQQQVILKEEKNPKGQHEGERIVVDNNNKKCKKMKCSGSICSNTKVMHRPEPSPSPPKGRKNNGTSSFSSSSASSYSLLSSSPASIRGMPFRKLSGCYECRMVVDPIASGDPSLRSNICGECGHIFMKVETLELHQAVRHAVSELGPEDTSRNIVEIIFQSSWLNKKTPVCKIDRILKIRNTPTTISRFEEYREVIKVKATNLVKKHPRCIADGNELLRFHCTTFMCSLGLNGSSNLCTLPNCNVCTLIKNGFKLATTTHHGTKNGILTTATSGKAHDNVRVVSNEEEEKRAMLVCRVIAGRVKKKLDGNNNNSNNNLEEYDSIAGATGVYSNLDELYVFNPKAILPCFVVIYKGF